The genome window AAAGACATGCTCAAATGTATAATATCTTCAATGCGCATAAAGCAGTGGTCtattaataacaatatCCTGAaccataaatatttctacatttttaaaatatttttagattTTACGTACCTTTCTTAAAACACATAATTCTTAAATTGTATAAATCGATCATTTACAACAAACTCAGTTCAGAAAAAGTTACGAAAccacaaaattaaaagaaaaaagatgTAATTATTGGTACAACAcaaaataatgtatttataattaaatataaatatgtgaaATGAGGATAcaatgttttatatatatttaataaaattatatagattgacaatatttttaaacaaaacaaaGGACTCTGAGCAACAGCCCTAAAAACTTATCCTGAATCATACCAGCATCAATAACATTGTATTAAAAAGCAACGATAGTTTTTATGAATAAGTATTccataaattattttttaatttatttttttattttattttgagttatatatatattattaattttgatgaataagaaaataattacattaatttacaaaaatgcAATTGTATCGAATCCTACTAATTTTTGGCGTCTTGGGAATTATATTATAGaatttgtatttaataaaattttgactaaaaaggataaaaaactgtataaaataagattaaaaataatataaacttTATTGCATTATTGTTATCATAAAATTGGAAGCATTACTACTGTAATTGGGTGCAacccatatatatagtatacTTTTCAGCATAAGTTAAAttctttaatatttaacaaaaacACTAAGAATGTGTATAATACTCAGAATAAATGGAAAGAAACAACTAAGTAAcgatttttatataattattagtGCTATATGCATTCCTGTCATAACAATTTAATcattagtatatatatctttaattatataaaatattatactaTAATATTgcattaaaataatacattatcgataaaatattaaaataatataacatcaatataatatcgatattataacaaaataaatattataataaaattaatatatattttatccCATAGTTTCggattttatattttaaatttcgTGCTCATTATTAggtaaaaaacatattggTTTTTTCTATGTATGCGTAACGATagattttataaattttaacttaaatttttttttttaaaagtattGTTTTAAAGGTTGTATTGTTTTAAAAGTTGTGTTGTTTTAAAAGTTGCGCTGTTTTAAAAGTTGtaatgttttaaaatttagtttaataaacaatttgtatatccataatgaatatataaatacaataaagacatacaaattaaatatttaaataatttttttatgtttttttaaattaatattagtTTATAACACTTTTGgaaattttgtttatttctattttaaCAGTCCTTAAACAacttttttgttttgtatTTCTGACATTtgatttttaaataaatcaatACATGTTTGAATACTCTATTTATCAATTCcgaaaatgaataataaatatattaaaatcgTTTTTTGGGTCATAGGTTTGTTTGCATATACATACAACAAAGCCTTAGCAACTGAATCTGCGGCTAGCAAATCGgttcaaaaaaaatcaattcGAGACAAACATGCTTCAAAAGAAGGGAGTTCAAGCAATGCTACGTAAGGAATATgacaatatataatatatttccatatttaatataatatatatatgtattatcaTGAGAATTCCGCATACATATTGTGTATAACGATTAAAGAATCAAAATAACCttataaatacattttttttctttacaaattcaaaatgtaaataaaatttaataataggCCCTCCTCATCCAATGGTAATCCGAATATACAAAATGGAGAATATGTCATCCCATTATGCACAAATCCCGAAGAAATTAGAAAAGCGTCAGAACTTATGGGCGAAGTTATAAAACTATTACAACACCATGCTACAAATGAAGAAGGTTACGATACGACAAAAAGACATGATAAGCATATAACTATACAGTATAAAAACAGTAAAGGTCAAGAAGGtattcaaaaattaaatcTTAAAATCCGAAATCCCGATAAGGTATGAATTAACAaccaatattttttaaattattaaattaaaacaataaaatataattattatatatatggatatttttttgttggAATTAGTATAGTGAGATAATACACACGTTATGCGAATCTAAGGGCATCCAACATTTCGGTGACATCATGGTTAAaggtatataaataagaaatatttaaacaGTGCAATaatcattataatttttatgttgg of Plasmodium berghei ANKA genome assembly, chromosome: 6 contains these proteins:
- a CDS encoding fam-a protein, whose product is MNNKYIKIVFWVIGLFAYTYNKALATESAASKSVQKKSIRDKHASKEGSSSNATPSSSNGNPNIQNGEYVIPLCTNPEEIRKASELMGEVIKLLQHHATNEEGYDTTKRHDKHITIQYKNSKGQEGIQKLNLKIRNPDKYSEIIHTLCESKGIQHFGDIMVKGKFILKYTPNLVMIKQRYKNVSNTFKGHFHALFSKVEISPNTTIIAYASADINDRSSTIQKINNNGTSITAESLESDNVSQEKAIMEVPKQNIANIFGFLIKKEANHVKVTYISSINENIPFSHNYIMQIVKTNKLADIMRLRDHFTSK